The bacterium genome includes a window with the following:
- the rplD gene encoding 50S ribosomal protein L4 — MKVEVRTIKGEDTGRKVDLPKDIFGIEPNDHAVYLAVVAERSNKRHGTHSTLERSTVSGSTKKPWKQKGTGGARAGSVKTPLWPGGAITFGPHPHLYKKDVNTKVKRIARKSALTYKATDNKIMIVEDFHTICADLPKTKEVFGVLSSLGLQHCAKAESSKPKGRKKKSEEKVEDTAKKSKRINKVLMLVDKVHVVKDEKDARAYENFRKSCRNIPGLKVSVVKDASTYDIMNADYLLFHESAIKTVETAFGSPN, encoded by the coding sequence AGTCAGAACAATCAAAGGCGAAGACACGGGACGAAAAGTAGATTTGCCGAAAGACATATTCGGTATTGAGCCGAATGATCATGCGGTGTATCTCGCGGTGGTAGCGGAGCGATCCAACAAACGTCACGGTACTCACAGCACTCTCGAACGTTCAACGGTATCCGGCTCGACCAAGAAACCGTGGAAACAGAAAGGTACCGGCGGCGCACGCGCAGGCTCTGTTAAAACACCTCTTTGGCCGGGCGGAGCCATCACGTTCGGACCGCATCCGCATCTCTATAAAAAAGACGTGAATACCAAAGTGAAACGGATTGCACGCAAGTCTGCATTGACCTATAAAGCGACGGACAATAAAATCATGATCGTTGAAGATTTTCATACGATCTGCGCGGACCTTCCGAAAACCAAGGAAGTATTCGGCGTATTGTCCAGTTTAGGGCTCCAGCACTGCGCCAAAGCGGAAAGCAGCAAACCTAAAGGACGCAAGAAAAAATCCGAAGAAAAAGTGGAAGACACTGCTAAAAAATCGAAGCGGATAAATAAAGTATTGATGCTCGTGGATAAAGTTCATGTCGTGAAAGATGAAAAAGACGCGCGCGCTTATGAGAACTTTCGCAAATCGTGCCGCAATATTCCCGGATTAAAAGTCAGCGTGGTTAAAGACGCTTCGACTTACGACATCATGAACGCAGACTATCTGCTGTTTCACGAAAGCGCGATCAAAACGGTTGAAACCGCATTCGGTTCACCTAACTA